The Streptomyces pratensis genomic interval CCTTGGTCTGCGGCGACGAGAAGGTGGTGGCGTTCTCCAACAGCTCGGCGAGCAGGTGCACGAGGTCGGTCACGGCCTGGCCGTGGATCTCGCTCTCGGGCACACCGGTGAGCTCGATGCGCTCGTAGGACTCCACCTCGGAGGAGGCGGCCCGCAGCACGTCGACCAGCGGCACCGGCTGGTTCCAGCGGCGGCCGGGCTCCTCGCCCGCGAGGACGAGGAGGTTCTCGCCGTTGCGGCGCATACGGGTGGCCAGGTGGTCCAGCTTGAAGAGGCTCTCCAGCTGGTCCGGGTCGGCCTCGTTGTTCTCCAGGTCGGTGATGAGGGTCAGCTGGCCCTCGATGAGCGACTGGTTGCGGCGCGACAGGTTGGTGAAGATCGCGTTGACGTTGCCCCGCAGCATGGCCTGCTCGGCGGCGAGCCGGACGGCCTCGCGGTGCACCTGGTCGAAGGCGCGTGCGACCTCGCCGATCTCGTCCTGGCTGGTGATCGGGATCGGCTGCACCCGGGTGTCCACCCGGCCGGGATCGGTCCGCGAAAGCTGGTCGACCAGCATCGGGAGGCGCTGCTCGGCGATACCGAAGGCGGCCGTACGCAGCTGGCGCATCGAGCGGCTCATCTGGCGGGCCATGAGACCGGCGATGATGAAGGCGGCCAGCAGCGAGATGATCACGATCGCGGCGTTGACGATCGCGTCGTTCCTGGCGTCGGTCGAGATCTCCGCCGCCTCGGTCACAGCCTTGTCGACGAGTTCGTTCTCGACCGTGGTGTAGCCGTCGAACTTCGCGGTGGCGGCGGCCATCCAGGTCTCGGGCGTGATGCCCTTGGCCTTCAGCTCGTCCGGCTGCTTGCCCTGACCGATCTGCTGGGCCATGCCGTCGAAGACCGAACCGTCGACGCTCGGCGGCGCCACGAAGGGCTTGTCGGCGGCCTTGGCCTGAGCCTCGGCGGCCTTCAGCTGCTTCGCTCCCTCGGCGGCCTTGCCGGCCATGACTTCCTTGAGCCTGGCGGCGTCGGCCTCCGTACCACCGGAGACGAACTCACCGAGGGCGATCTGCTCCAGGTAGTTGTACGAACTGAACGCGGTGACCTGGCCGTTGAACTTGCGCTGCTCCTGGCTGGGACGCACCAGGAGGTGCATGCCGATCGAGCGCTGGAGCGATGCGGCGGCCTTCGACAGCTCGATCGCGTACACGGTCCGGCCGTAGCTGGTGATGTTGCCGGTACCCAGGCCGAGCTCGTTGGAGAACTCCATCAACGAGTGCTGGACCTTGGTGTAGCCCTCTTCCGTCTTCACCGGGTCCATGGCCTCGGCGTAGGCGGCCTTGCGCAGCTCGGGCAGGAGCGGCTCTTCCGCCTCGAACAGCTTCAGGCGGCGGTGGAGGCCCGCCTTGTCCGGCATGCTCTGAACGGCGGTGTCGAACTTCTGCGCGGCGGCGTCCGTGGTGGCGCGCACCTTCTCCACCTCGGCGGCGGTGCGCTTGTTGGACAGAAGGGGCTGAGCGGTGAGGTCACGCTCGTTCAGCAGTGCCTGTCCGTACTCCGCGGCAGCGCGGACGACCAGAGCCGTCTTCTCGGCGTCCTGGGCCTCGTTCCAGGTGTCGACCGACCCCTTCACCTGGAAGCCGCCCATGACCAGACCGACCAGCGCCGGGATCAGGAGAATCGCGTTCAGCCGGGTGGGCACCCGCCAGTTCCGCGGTGTCAGCTTGCTGCTGCTGCCACCGGCTGGTTCCGCCTCGGACGACGTGTCCGCAGGCGGGGACACCGCAGCGCGCGGCGGCGGCGTGAAGTTGCCCCGCTCCGGCTGCGCCGCGGAGCCCTCGTTGCTTCGCCTCACTCGACCAACAACCTCTCGGCGTCGGCACCTACGTTGTGCCGGATTATCGTTCAGGGGCCGTACTACTGGGTAGTTCGAGGCATTGCAGCACGCGGACCGGTCGCGTTCCAAACAGTCGGAATATGCGATTCCGGCTGTGGGCGCCCTCCGATAAAACGGGCATAAAGAGCGAGCCCCGTCAAAAGGCGAGGCTCGTATGAGCGCAGCGGTACCGGTCGTGCGCGTCGGGTATCGGCGGAGCTCCAATTCACTGTCGAAATGTTATGAACACGGGGGCGGAGCGTGTCAAAGGACACAGCCCGCCCCCGTGTGACTACAGCAACTTCCGTAGATCACTACCGAATTACGGCTACTTCAGCCGTGCCATCAGGGCGTGCTCGACCAGGGTGATCAAGCCGCTCTTCGCGTCCGCGCGGTGGCGGGCGTCCGTGGTGATGATCGGAGCGTCGGGGCCGATCTGGAGGGCCTCGCGTACTTCCTCGGGTGTGTAGGGCTGGTGTCCGTCGAAGCCGTTGAGGGCGATGACGAAGGGGAGGCCGCTGTTCTCGAAGTAGTCGACTGCGGGGAAGCAGTCGGCGAGGCGGCGGGTGTCGACGAGGACGACGGCGCCGATGGCGCCGCGGACCAGGTCGTCCCACATGAACCAGAAGCGGTCCTGTCCGGGGGTGCCGAACAGGTAGAGGATCAGGTCCTGGTCCAGGGTGATGCGTCCGAAGTCCATGGCCACCGTGGTGGTGGTCTTGTCCCCGGTGTGGGTCAGGTCGTCGATGCCCGCGGACGCGGACGTCATCACGGCTTCGGTGCGCAGCGGATTGATCTCCGAAACGGCACCGACAAACGTGGTCTTACCCACGCCGAAGCCCCCTGCCACCACGATCTTCGCCGAGGTGGTGGAGCGGGCCGTACCGCCGCTAGAGCTTGCGAAGTCCACTGAGCACCCTTTCGAGCAGTGTCACATCCGGCGCGCCGCCGGCCTCTCCGTTGCCCGGCTGGTGGATGGCCACCATGCCGGCTTCCGCCAGGTCCGCCACGAGGATCCGAGCCACGCCCAGGGGCATGGACAGCAGGGCCGAGACCTCGGCCACCGACTTGACCTCGCGGCAGAGGTGGCAGATCCGCTGGTGCTCGGGGAGCAGCGTCCCGAGGTGTGCGGGGTCCGCTGTGG includes:
- a CDS encoding DUF742 domain-containing protein, which translates into the protein MTPPPASPDPYGALHHASYDGEGDQPLVRPYAMTGGRTRPRYQLAIEALVSTTADPAHLGTLLPEHQRICHLCREVKSVAEVSALLSMPLGVARILVADLAEAGMVAIHQPGNGEAGGAPDVTLLERVLSGLRKL
- a CDS encoding nitrate- and nitrite sensing domain-containing protein, whose product is MRRSNEGSAAQPERGNFTPPPRAAVSPPADTSSEAEPAGGSSSKLTPRNWRVPTRLNAILLIPALVGLVMGGFQVKGSVDTWNEAQDAEKTALVVRAAAEYGQALLNERDLTAQPLLSNKRTAAEVEKVRATTDAAAQKFDTAVQSMPDKAGLHRRLKLFEAEEPLLPELRKAAYAEAMDPVKTEEGYTKVQHSLMEFSNELGLGTGNITSYGRTVYAIELSKAAASLQRSIGMHLLVRPSQEQRKFNGQVTAFSSYNYLEQIALGEFVSGGTEADAARLKEVMAGKAAEGAKQLKAAEAQAKAADKPFVAPPSVDGSVFDGMAQQIGQGKQPDELKAKGITPETWMAAATAKFDGYTTVENELVDKAVTEAAEISTDARNDAIVNAAIVIISLLAAFIIAGLMARQMSRSMRQLRTAAFGIAEQRLPMLVDQLSRTDPGRVDTRVQPIPITSQDEIGEVARAFDQVHREAVRLAAEQAMLRGNVNAIFTNLSRRNQSLIEGQLTLITDLENNEADPDQLESLFKLDHLATRMRRNGENLLVLAGEEPGRRWNQPVPLVDVLRAASSEVESYERIELTGVPESEIHGQAVTDLVHLLAELLENATTFSSPQTKVRVTATRLPDGRVMVEIHDKGIGLTAEDFADINHKLANPPTVDAAVSQRMGLFVVGRLADRHGIRVQLRPSGEQAGTTSLVMLPDAITHGGGGESAQEGDFTVSSIMPEQQSPQAFDPTPQHAPMRTAAELGFDDSRYETPAADSPQLDPVNRSLMREERRAALEAQTGGERPPFQDGAGPQDYSQEQYGQEQYGQEQYAPGQQYAQEQQEYAQPGYEGGYAPYATGNGYQDPQQNGYAEPAYPAQDGRQEQYADQFAPQDGRSHQGGWADQSSYQGAFEPQAQPEAESAPSAPAEPQERVGFDRPGPTPNPGHDLTDAGLPRRGAGQQHWQPTGRGNDQPAAPEQRQRPQQEQPQAQQADGEGPDDWRSANDERWERAEKLRDPKAGGITPSGLPRRVPKANLVEGTAEQTQQGGPQVSRAPEDVRGRLSNLRRGVLRGRTAGSDTSNTYNQER
- a CDS encoding GTP-binding protein, translating into MDFASSSGGTARSTTSAKIVVAGGFGVGKTTFVGAVSEINPLRTEAVMTSASAGIDDLTHTGDKTTTTVAMDFGRITLDQDLILYLFGTPGQDRFWFMWDDLVRGAIGAVVLVDTRRLADCFPAVDYFENSGLPFVIALNGFDGHQPYTPEEVREALQIGPDAPIITTDARHRADAKSGLITLVEHALMARLK